A region of Brevundimonas sp. NIBR10 DNA encodes the following proteins:
- the phaZ gene encoding polyhydroxyalkanoate depolymerase, translating into MLYALHEMAYTSAQPFRLAAQLARGFWKSPLNPASETAIGRTAYASAELFESVTRRYGKPDWGLETITIDGKPVRTVEQVVWSTPWVRLVRFARNVGDLKRAKKPVAAPSVLIVAPLSGHYATLLRGTVETFLQDHDVYVADWVNARTVPVLEGRFDFHDYIDHVRMMLAQIGPRAHVVAVCQPGPPVLAAAAVMAAENDPNRPASMTFMGSPIDARLSPTVTNQLAEEKPFAWFKSNMIHTVPWPYPGFGRRVYPGFVQLYAFMSMNEQRHKDAHWDYFKNLVKGDGDGVEKHDQFYDEYLSVLDLTEEFYLQTIDIVFQSHLLPRGLLEHDGKLVDLSAVTDIGLMTVEGENDDISGVGQTQAAHILTPNIPVERRVLYVQPDVGHYGVFNGRRFREEIYPRARDFIAANEKLCAVPNQSASAA; encoded by the coding sequence ATGCTCTACGCACTTCATGAGATGGCCTACACTTCGGCCCAGCCCTTTCGCCTCGCAGCACAACTGGCGCGGGGCTTCTGGAAATCGCCGCTGAACCCGGCCAGTGAGACGGCGATCGGTCGCACGGCCTATGCCTCGGCCGAACTGTTCGAGAGCGTGACCCGCCGTTACGGCAAGCCGGACTGGGGCCTGGAAACCATCACCATCGACGGCAAGCCGGTGCGGACCGTCGAACAGGTGGTCTGGTCCACACCCTGGGTGCGTCTGGTCCGGTTCGCGCGCAATGTCGGTGATCTGAAGCGCGCCAAGAAGCCGGTCGCCGCCCCCAGCGTCCTGATCGTGGCCCCCCTGTCGGGCCATTACGCGACCCTGCTGCGCGGCACGGTCGAGACCTTCCTCCAGGACCACGACGTCTATGTCGCCGACTGGGTCAACGCCCGCACGGTGCCGGTGCTGGAGGGTCGCTTCGACTTCCACGACTATATCGACCACGTCCGGATGATGCTGGCCCAGATCGGTCCGCGCGCCCACGTCGTCGCCGTCTGTCAGCCCGGCCCGCCGGTTCTCGCCGCCGCCGCCGTCATGGCCGCCGAGAACGACCCAAACCGCCCGGCCTCCATGACCTTCATGGGCTCGCCGATCGATGCCCGCCTGTCGCCGACCGTGACCAACCAGCTGGCCGAGGAAAAGCCCTTCGCCTGGTTCAAGTCCAACATGATCCACACCGTGCCCTGGCCCTATCCGGGCTTTGGCCGCCGGGTCTATCCGGGCTTCGTCCAGCTCTACGCCTTCATGTCCATGAACGAGCAGCGCCACAAGGACGCCCACTGGGACTATTTCAAGAACCTGGTGAAGGGCGACGGCGACGGCGTCGAGAAGCACGACCAGTTCTATGACGAATACCTGTCGGTGCTGGACCTGACCGAGGAATTCTATCTCCAGACCATCGACATCGTCTTCCAGTCGCACCTGCTTCCGCGCGGCCTGCTGGAACATGACGGCAAGCTCGTGGACCTCTCGGCGGTGACCGACATCGGCCTGATGACGGTCGAGGGCGAGAACGACGACATCTCCGGCGTCGGCCAGACCCAGGCCGCCCACATCCTGACGCCGAACATTCCCGTCGAGCGCCGCGTGCTCTATGTCCAGCCGGACGTGGGCCACTACGGCGTCTTCAACGGCCGCCGGTTCCGCGAAGAAATCTATCCGCGCGCCCGGGACTTCATCGCCGCCAATGAAAAGCTCTGCGCCGTACCGAACCAATCAGCGTCTGCCGCTTAA
- a CDS encoding SCO family protein has protein sequence MPRRSILLFAAACIVIAATLAVITVVVVTSRERATVEASGGASSDAAQVGGPFQLVDQDGRAVDQTLLDGKWSLVFFGFTYCPDYCPTTLNGLAATKAQMGEAAKDLQIVFISIDPARDTPQALKDYLASDGFPEGVIGLTGTPEQVAAAAKAYRAYYEKVGEGDAYTMNHSLTVYLMGPDGRFRSALAYDLGPERSAQLIERVMKRG, from the coding sequence ATGCCGCGTCGTTCCATCCTGCTGTTCGCCGCAGCCTGTATCGTCATCGCCGCGACCCTGGCCGTCATCACCGTCGTGGTCGTGACCAGCCGCGAGCGGGCGACGGTCGAGGCCTCGGGCGGGGCATCGTCCGACGCGGCCCAGGTCGGCGGGCCGTTCCAGCTGGTCGACCAGGACGGTCGGGCGGTGGATCAGACCCTGCTTGACGGCAAATGGAGCCTGGTCTTCTTCGGCTTCACCTATTGCCCGGACTACTGCCCGACCACGCTGAACGGCCTGGCGGCGACCAAGGCGCAGATGGGCGAAGCTGCGAAGGACCTCCAGATCGTCTTCATCTCCATTGATCCGGCCCGCGACACGCCTCAGGCGCTCAAGGACTACCTGGCCTCGGACGGGTTCCCCGAGGGCGTCATCGGCCTGACGGGCACGCCCGAACAGGTCGCCGCCGCCGCCAAGGCCTACCGCGCCTATTACGAGAAGGTCGGAGAGGGTGACGCCTACACCATGAACCATTCCCTGACGGTCTATCTGATGGGTCCCGACGGCCGCTTCCGCTCGGCCCTGGCCTACGATCTGGGACCCGAACGGTCGGCACAGCTGATCGAGCGGGTGATGAAGCGGGGCTGA
- a CDS encoding ActS/PrrB/RegB family redox-sensitive histidine kinase has protein sequence MSILENASSSQSGQAPGLIDYSIANWRDLPRRGRGLTLRTLIILRWLAILGQSATVVVAAGMLHFPLPIWQCLLVIAASVIVNMTSVARLRQTDSRLPDGRQTAIHLGFDILQLSVLLALTGGLENPFCLLLVAPVTVAAASLPGRQAIGLGLLVLIATGVLFKWSLPLPWQSGTELELPILYRFGTGLALITGVVFTSAYAWRVAADAEKLELALATTQDVLQREQRLAALGGLAAAAAHELGTPLATIQVVAKELLRDAKAGGAVAEDATLLLQQADRCREILKRLSQRPEDGDALYADVGLKALLNEVVEPHAGFDLEMSVYVGGQPGAAELRVLRLPEIIHGLSAIVENAADFATSEVKIDATVAADWIEVEVIDDGPGFAADILPRLGEPYVTSRPQGKARRALAAQIRDATRPPKITVGKGKKAPPPPPEPVIPSQGGMGLGFFIARTLLERTGGVVTVGTGEAGHGPNRGARVTVRWPRAALTPA, from the coding sequence GTGAGCATCCTGGAAAACGCTTCATCGTCGCAATCGGGTCAGGCACCCGGCCTGATCGACTATTCGATCGCCAACTGGCGCGATCTGCCCCGGCGTGGGCGGGGTCTGACGCTGCGGACCCTGATCATCCTGCGCTGGCTGGCGATCCTGGGCCAGAGCGCCACCGTCGTGGTCGCCGCCGGGATGCTGCATTTCCCGCTGCCGATCTGGCAGTGCCTGCTGGTCATCGCGGCCAGCGTGATCGTCAACATGACCTCGGTGGCGCGGCTGCGTCAGACCGACAGCCGCCTGCCGGACGGACGCCAGACCGCGATCCACCTGGGATTCGACATCCTGCAACTGTCGGTGCTGCTGGCCCTGACCGGGGGGCTGGAGAACCCGTTCTGTCTGTTGCTGGTCGCCCCGGTGACGGTGGCGGCGGCCTCCCTGCCCGGACGGCAGGCGATCGGCCTGGGGCTGCTGGTGCTGATCGCGACGGGGGTACTGTTCAAATGGTCTTTGCCCCTGCCCTGGCAATCGGGGACGGAGCTGGAACTGCCGATCCTGTACCGGTTCGGCACGGGCCTGGCCCTGATCACGGGGGTGGTCTTTACCTCGGCCTATGCTTGGCGGGTCGCGGCGGACGCCGAGAAGCTGGAGCTGGCCCTGGCCACCACCCAGGATGTGCTGCAACGCGAACAGAGGCTGGCGGCCCTGGGCGGTCTGGCGGCGGCGGCCGCGCACGAGCTGGGCACGCCGCTGGCGACCATCCAGGTGGTGGCCAAGGAGCTGCTGCGGGACGCCAAGGCCGGCGGGGCGGTGGCCGAGGACGCCACCCTGCTGCTGCAACAGGCCGACCGGTGCCGTGAAATCCTGAAACGCCTGTCCCAGCGGCCCGAGGACGGCGACGCCCTCTATGCCGACGTGGGGCTCAAGGCCCTGCTGAACGAGGTGGTCGAACCCCACGCCGGCTTCGATCTGGAGATGTCGGTCTATGTCGGGGGACAGCCGGGCGCGGCGGAACTGCGTGTGCTGCGACTGCCCGAAATCATCCACGGCCTGTCGGCCATCGTCGAGAACGCCGCCGACTTCGCCACCTCGGAGGTGAAGATCGACGCCACGGTCGCCGCCGACTGGATCGAGGTCGAGGTGATCGACGACGGCCCCGGCTTCGCGGCCGACATCCTGCCGCGCCTGGGCGAGCCCTATGTGACCAGTCGGCCGCAGGGCAAGGCGCGCCGGGCCCTGGCCGCCCAGATTCGCGACGCGACCCGGCCACCCAAGATCACCGTCGGCAAGGGCAAAAAGGCCCCGCCTCCCCCGCCTGAACCGGTCATCCCCAGCCAGGGCGGGATGGGCCTGGGCTTCTTCATCGCCCGAACCCTGCTGGAACGGACGGGCGGGGTGGTCACGGTGGGAACGGGCGAGGCCGGACACGGGCCGAACCGGGGGGCGCGGGTCACCGTGCGCTGGCCCCGTGCGGCGTTGACGCCCGCTTGA
- a CDS encoding ActR/PrrA/RegA family redox response regulator transcription factor has product MSSIEDRIAGLSDRTLLLLDDDQALRTRLGRALDSRGFQVTTAGSVAEATEVLRTLLPAFAVLDMRLDDGNGLKIVETLRERREDARIVMLTGYGAIATAVAAVKAGAVDYLSKPADADDVVKALLAIGDATPEPPENPMSADRVRWEHIQRVYELCDNNVSETARRLGMHRRTLQRILAKRAPR; this is encoded by the coding sequence ATGTCGAGCATCGAAGACCGCATCGCCGGTCTGTCGGATCGCACCCTGCTTCTGCTGGACGATGACCAGGCGTTGCGCACGCGGCTGGGCCGGGCGCTGGACTCGCGAGGGTTCCAGGTCACGACCGCCGGGTCGGTGGCAGAGGCGACCGAGGTGCTCAGGACCCTCCTGCCCGCCTTCGCCGTGCTGGACATGCGGCTGGACGACGGCAACGGGCTGAAGATCGTCGAGACCCTGCGCGAGCGGCGCGAGGACGCCCGCATCGTCATGCTGACCGGATACGGCGCGATCGCCACGGCGGTGGCGGCGGTCAAGGCCGGCGCCGTCGACTATCTGTCCAAGCCCGCCGACGCCGACGACGTGGTCAAGGCCCTGCTGGCCATCGGCGACGCCACGCCCGAACCGCCCGAAAATCCGATGAGCGCCGACCGGGTCCGCTGGGAGCATATCCAGCGGGTCTATGAGCTGTGCGACAACAACGTCTCCGAGACCGCGCGGCGGCTGGGCATGCACCGTCGGACCCTGCAGCGGATATTGGCCAAGCGCGCGCCGCGGTAG
- the mmcB gene encoding DNA repair putative endonuclease MmcB yields MPAAAVHLELVFSRPETTQSVTRGAARLLADMGYAPLLEVCLPNGRRADVMALGRKGDIVICEVKSGIEDYRVDRKWPEYAPFCDAFFFAVAPEFPQDVLPLEPGLIVADGFGGAVVRDAPVLALAPARRKALTVAFGRLGAMRLLRE; encoded by the coding sequence ATGCCCGCCGCCGCCGTCCACCTCGAACTCGTCTTCAGCCGTCCCGAGACCACCCAGTCGGTGACCCGGGGCGCAGCGCGGTTGCTGGCCGACATGGGCTATGCGCCGTTGCTCGAGGTCTGCCTGCCGAACGGTCGGCGTGCCGACGTCATGGCCCTGGGGCGCAAGGGCGACATCGTGATCTGCGAGGTGAAGTCGGGGATCGAGGACTACCGGGTCGATCGCAAATGGCCCGAGTACGCCCCCTTCTGCGACGCCTTCTTCTTCGCCGTGGCCCCCGAGTTTCCCCAGGACGTTCTGCCGCTGGAACCGGGGCTGATCGTCGCCGACGGCTTCGGCGGGGCGGTGGTCAGGGACGCGCCGGTACTGGCCCTGGCCCCGGCGCGCAGGAAGGCGCTGACCGTCGCGTTCGGACGACTGGGGGCGATGCGGCTCCTGAGAGAGTGA
- a CDS encoding DUF6356 family protein, with protein MIRTLIQTSARLFADHPREVGESYIDHFATAARCGLRLARLSGTAFLHAVVPGVCKTTVSDEIKRMADDLGYRAQIARECRMQDTGAFDPGL; from the coding sequence TTGATCCGCACCCTGATCCAGACCTCGGCCCGCCTGTTCGCCGACCACCCGCGCGAGGTCGGTGAAAGCTACATCGACCATTTCGCCACGGCCGCCCGCTGCGGTCTGCGGCTGGCGCGGCTGTCGGGAACCGCCTTCCTGCACGCGGTGGTGCCGGGGGTTTGCAAGACCACGGTGTCGGACGAGATCAAGCGGATGGCCGACGACCTCGGCTACCGCGCCCAAATCGCCCGCGAATGCCGGATGCAGGACACCGGCGCCTTCGATCCCGGCCTCTAG
- a CDS encoding acyl-CoA dehydrogenase — translation MADGATAPVQTFKWDDPFDLTGRLTEDERAIQDAARAYAREKLLPRVVAAFRDETFDRAIMTEMGEMGFLGATLPEQYGGSGVSHVAYGLIAREIEAVDSGYRSAMSVQSSLAMYPIYAFGSEEQRMRFLPRMAAGELIGCFGLTEADGGSDPASMKTNAVAVDGGYRLNGGKYWITNSPVADLAVVWAKLEGVIRGFIVERDFDGFTTTKIGDKLSLRASITGDIGLNDVFVPEANLLPGVKGLRGPFSCLNKARYGIAWGAMGAAEFCFHATRDYVAERMLFGRPLSSRQLVQKKLADMQTEIFLGFEGAYALGRLIDTGAWVPEAISLMKRNNCGKALAIAREARDMHGGAGITGELHVMRHAMNLETVNTYEGAHDVHALILGRAITGESAF, via the coding sequence ATGGCCGACGGCGCCACCGCCCCTGTTCAGACCTTCAAATGGGACGATCCCTTCGACCTGACCGGCCGGCTGACCGAGGACGAGCGGGCGATCCAGGATGCGGCCCGGGCCTATGCGCGCGAGAAACTGCTGCCCCGCGTCGTCGCAGCGTTCCGCGACGAGACCTTCGATCGCGCCATCATGACCGAGATGGGCGAGATGGGGTTCCTCGGGGCGACCCTGCCGGAACAGTACGGCGGATCGGGCGTCAGCCATGTGGCCTATGGACTGATCGCGCGCGAGATCGAGGCGGTCGACAGCGGCTACCGCAGCGCCATGTCGGTGCAGTCTTCGCTGGCCATGTATCCGATCTATGCCTTCGGGTCCGAGGAGCAGCGGATGCGGTTCCTGCCCCGGATGGCGGCGGGCGAACTGATCGGCTGTTTCGGCCTGACCGAGGCCGACGGCGGTTCGGACCCGGCCTCGATGAAGACCAACGCGGTCGCCGTGGACGGCGGCTATCGGCTGAACGGCGGCAAATACTGGATCACCAACTCGCCGGTCGCCGACCTGGCCGTGGTCTGGGCCAAGCTTGAGGGCGTGATCCGCGGCTTCATCGTGGAGCGGGATTTCGACGGCTTCACCACGACCAAGATCGGCGACAAGCTGTCCCTGCGCGCCTCCATCACCGGCGATATCGGGCTGAACGACGTCTTCGTGCCGGAGGCCAATCTGCTGCCGGGGGTCAAGGGTCTGCGCGGGCCGTTCAGTTGCCTGAACAAGGCGCGGTACGGCATCGCCTGGGGGGCCATGGGGGCCGCCGAGTTCTGTTTCCACGCGACGCGCGACTATGTCGCCGAGCGGATGCTGTTCGGCCGCCCGCTGTCGAGCCGGCAGCTGGTGCAGAAGAAGCTGGCCGACATGCAGACCGAAATCTTCCTCGGCTTCGAGGGGGCCTATGCCCTGGGCCGGCTGATCGACACGGGCGCCTGGGTTCCCGAGGCGATCAGCCTGATGAAGCGCAACAACTGCGGCAAGGCCCTGGCCATCGCCCGCGAGGCTCGCGACATGCACGGCGGGGCCGGGATCACCGGCGAACTGCACGTCATGCGCCACGCCATGAACCTGGAAACCGTCAACACCTATGAAGGCGCACACGACGTCCACGCCCTGATCCTGGGCCGGGCGATCACCGGAGAAAGTGCGTTCTAG
- a CDS encoding DUF3313 domain-containing protein, whose product MKSLPLILVAGLAVTACQTAPVANAGFLSRYDGLVTREDTIRASIRQRRDDAEAAKVETVFLEPSVLVGEASAGLSEAEKAQVLREVDRQICYEVSERFTLADAPAGSARLRTAVVGIRPTGGAAGGVSAVANAFIPGPGTFRVPGTTGGLAVESELLSQSGSQIAALAWARNANVVGTDTPSLSRIGDALQLAEPLGDTVGDTISQHDRPVRDIADPDPCAAYGPRTQPAGFVARMVTGLYVPQINTGTAAEKPKE is encoded by the coding sequence ATGAAATCCTTGCCGCTCATCCTCGTCGCAGGCCTCGCCGTCACCGCCTGCCAGACGGCGCCGGTCGCCAATGCGGGATTCCTGAGCCGCTACGACGGGCTGGTGACACGCGAAGACACCATCCGGGCCTCGATCCGCCAACGCCGCGACGATGCCGAGGCCGCCAAGGTCGAGACCGTCTTCCTGGAACCGTCCGTCCTGGTCGGCGAGGCGAGTGCCGGCCTGAGCGAGGCGGAGAAGGCCCAGGTCCTTCGCGAGGTCGATCGCCAGATCTGCTACGAGGTCAGCGAACGGTTCACCCTCGCCGACGCCCCGGCCGGTTCGGCCCGGCTGCGCACCGCCGTCGTCGGCATCCGTCCGACGGGCGGCGCTGCGGGTGGCGTCTCGGCCGTCGCCAATGCCTTCATCCCCGGCCCCGGAACCTTCCGTGTGCCCGGCACGACCGGTGGTCTGGCCGTCGAGAGCGAACTGCTGAGCCAGAGCGGATCCCAGATCGCGGCCCTGGCTTGGGCACGCAATGCCAACGTCGTGGGCACCGACACCCCGTCCCTGTCGCGCATCGGCGATGCCCTCCAACTGGCCGAACCCCTGGGCGACACCGTCGGCGACACCATCTCCCAGCACGACCGGCCAGTACGCGACATCGCCGATCCCGACCCCTGCGCCGCCTACGGCCCCCGCACCCAGCCCGCCGGCTTCGTCGCCCGCATGGTCACAGGCCTCTATGTGCCCCAGATCAACACGGGCACGGCGGCGGAGAAGCCGAAGGAATAG
- a CDS encoding response regulator transcription factor produces MDSGQDFRPDADGDPFIALSAMFAGRNVLLLEDDPALSEHVAERLLKAGFAAVDRVDRGEAALEAAAATAYDVLILDRLTAGLDGLETLKRLRGTSGPSSDAPALMLTALGGERQKVEGLLGGADDYLSKPVGDEELLARIAAQLRRTVRHAKPAGADILNGPFRLSPGARTLKLEMPGQAPHLIDLSPLEFAIVCELMSARGQPVTKQMLWDRCWVEWNFLPDNFVNIIDARISALRRRLKEQAPELGEDLHPLIVSARSQSLVFRDLDIGR; encoded by the coding sequence ATGGACAGCGGACAGGATTTCAGACCGGACGCCGACGGCGATCCGTTCATCGCGCTGTCGGCCATGTTCGCCGGCCGCAACGTCCTGTTGCTCGAGGACGATCCGGCCCTGTCGGAACACGTCGCCGAACGTCTGTTGAAGGCCGGGTTCGCGGCCGTGGACCGGGTCGATCGCGGCGAGGCAGCGCTGGAGGCCGCCGCCGCCACCGCCTATGACGTGCTGATCCTGGATCGGCTGACCGCCGGGCTGGACGGGCTGGAGACGCTGAAGCGACTGCGGGGCACGTCCGGACCCTCGTCCGACGCGCCGGCCCTGATGCTGACGGCGCTGGGCGGTGAACGTCAGAAGGTCGAGGGGCTGCTGGGCGGGGCCGACGACTATCTGTCGAAACCCGTCGGCGACGAAGAGCTTCTGGCCCGGATCGCGGCCCAGCTGCGGCGCACGGTGCGCCACGCGAAGCCTGCGGGCGCCGACATTCTGAACGGGCCTTTCCGCCTGTCGCCGGGTGCCCGCACCCTGAAGCTGGAGATGCCGGGACAGGCACCGCATCTGATCGACCTGTCGCCGCTGGAGTTCGCCATCGTCTGCGAGCTGATGAGCGCGCGGGGTCAGCCGGTGACCAAACAGATGCTGTGGGACCGGTGCTGGGTCGAGTGGAATTTCCTGCCCGATAATTTCGTCAACATCATCGACGCCCGGATCAGCGCCCTGCGGCGTCGGCTGAAGGAACAGGCCCCCGAACTGGGCGAGGACCTGCATCCGCTGATCGTCTCGGCGCGCAGCCAGAGCCTGGTGTTCCGCGATCTCGATATCGGGCGCTGA
- a CDS encoding ATP-binding protein encodes MALWQGFRDWLGQRTSTQLASALAVMAAVALTGSLFATGHAVRTDQRQQAALAASADYAAMVSKLGAESSLTASSLTAGDAAYLSAWLSVFQSGPERDGATLEQTCRTGRGGAGVRFIRAPVGKPAGLAALETAPTARMPGLGPDTYRVTLHRGVLCPGRAVEVVMVRRSVGSLDIAVGRVVDRSGQAWGWAVLAVLITGAVILISGLTAATYARRRLTHAITEVSQALDRAAVGDFSRRAPEVGVAPELTELTVQANRTLDRLEELLSWLRDSADQLAHDFRTPLARATARLERLSEAGDTAERSRLGLEAAQDLRALTRAMNEAMALREGEAWRFETVALDRMLASVADLYEPLAEEQGVRLVVEAEAVSVLGVSSLLQRAVANLVDNAIKYSPPGGTVTLRAFHDGERPALSVADQGPGIDPERLADAALRSAAADAEGRESHGLGLTFVRAILRRHGAEMMIDDAAPGAIVTAHFTR; translated from the coding sequence ATGGCGCTGTGGCAGGGGTTCCGGGACTGGCTGGGGCAGCGGACCTCGACCCAGCTTGCCTCGGCCCTGGCCGTCATGGCCGCCGTGGCCCTGACCGGCTCCCTGTTCGCCACGGGCCATGCCGTCCGCACTGACCAACGCCAGCAGGCGGCCCTCGCCGCTTCCGCCGACTATGCCGCCATGGTGTCCAAGCTGGGGGCCGAATCCAGTCTGACGGCATCCAGTCTGACGGCCGGGGACGCAGCCTATCTGTCGGCCTGGCTCAGCGTCTTCCAGAGCGGGCCGGAGCGCGACGGGGCGACCCTGGAACAGACCTGCCGCACAGGTCGGGGCGGGGCGGGCGTGCGCTTCATCAGGGCCCCGGTCGGCAAGCCCGCGGGTCTGGCGGCGCTGGAAACCGCGCCCACCGCCCGGATGCCGGGGCTGGGGCCGGACACCTATCGCGTCACCTTGCACCGGGGCGTGCTGTGTCCCGGCCGAGCGGTCGAGGTGGTCATGGTCCGGCGCAGCGTGGGCTCGCTCGACATCGCCGTGGGGCGGGTCGTGGACCGTTCGGGCCAGGCCTGGGGCTGGGCCGTGCTGGCGGTTCTGATCACCGGGGCGGTGATTCTGATCTCGGGCCTGACCGCCGCCACCTATGCGCGGCGTCGCCTGACCCACGCCATCACCGAGGTGTCACAGGCCCTGGACCGCGCCGCCGTGGGTGACTTTTCCCGACGCGCGCCCGAGGTCGGGGTCGCGCCCGAACTGACCGAACTGACCGTTCAGGCCAACCGCACCCTCGACCGGCTCGAGGAACTGCTGAGCTGGCTGCGGGATTCGGCCGATCAACTGGCCCACGACTTCCGCACCCCCCTGGCCCGCGCGACGGCCCGGCTGGAACGGCTGTCCGAGGCCGGGGATACGGCGGAGCGCAGTCGGCTGGGGCTGGAGGCGGCCCAGGATTTGCGCGCCCTGACCCGGGCCATGAACGAAGCGATGGCCCTGCGCGAAGGCGAGGCCTGGCGGTTCGAGACGGTGGCGCTGGACCGGATGCTGGCCTCGGTCGCCGATCTGTACGAGCCGCTGGCCGAGGAACAGGGCGTCCGTCTGGTGGTCGAGGCCGAGGCGGTCAGCGTGCTGGGCGTGTCCTCGCTGTTGCAGAGGGCGGTCGCCAACCTGGTGGACAATGCGATCAAATACTCGCCGCCGGGCGGGACGGTGACGCTGCGCGCCTTTCACGACGGCGAGCGGCCGGCCCTGTCGGTGGCGGATCAGGGGCCGGGGATCGATCCGGAACGGCTGGCCGACGCCGCGCTGAGGTCCGCTGCGGCGGATGCCGAGGGTCGCGAAAGCCATGGGCTGGGCCTGACCTTCGTGCGGGCCATCCTGCGGCGGCACGGAGCCGAGATGATGATTGATGACGCCGCGCCGGGAGCCATCGTCACGGCGCATTTCACACGCTAG